In a genomic window of Argonema galeatum A003/A1:
- the ylqF gene encoding ribosome biogenesis GTPase YlqF, with product MTSPPIQWYPGHIAKAEKALKEQLKLVDVVLEVRDARIPLVTQHPLVSQWTGSKMRVLVLNRVDMIPPQVRQLWIDWFRREGETPYFTDAQHGKGTAAVTLAAQAAGLGVNQRRSDRGMLPRPVRAVAIGFPNVGKSALINRLLGKRVVESARRAGVTKQLRWVRISEEIELLDAPGVIPAKLDDRDAAIKLAICDDIGEASYNNQQIAAEFVELLTYLEATAGNFLPKSPLRSRYGLDATNVTGEDYLLTLANEKHQGDTERAARQLLNDFRKGLLGSIPLELPPN from the coding sequence ATGACTTCTCCTCCAATTCAATGGTATCCCGGACACATTGCCAAAGCTGAAAAGGCACTAAAAGAACAGCTGAAATTGGTGGATGTGGTGCTGGAAGTGCGGGATGCCCGCATTCCCCTGGTAACCCAGCATCCCCTAGTTTCCCAGTGGACTGGTAGCAAGATGAGGGTATTGGTTCTCAACCGCGTCGATATGATTCCTCCTCAAGTGCGGCAATTGTGGATTGATTGGTTTAGAAGGGAAGGGGAAACCCCATATTTTACGGATGCACAACACGGTAAGGGGACGGCTGCTGTGACGCTGGCGGCGCAGGCGGCTGGGTTAGGGGTGAATCAAAGAAGGTCCGATCGCGGTATGCTTCCCCGTCCAGTCCGTGCAGTTGCGATCGGCTTTCCCAATGTAGGCAAGTCAGCCCTGATTAATCGCTTGTTGGGGAAAAGGGTGGTGGAAAGTGCCCGTCGTGCGGGTGTGACGAAGCAATTGCGTTGGGTGAGAATTTCTGAAGAGATTGAATTATTGGATGCACCTGGGGTGATTCCCGCTAAGTTGGACGATCGGGACGCGGCGATTAAGTTAGCTATTTGCGATGATATCGGTGAGGCTTCTTACAACAATCAGCAAATAGCCGCTGAGTTTGTGGAGTTGCTGACATATCTGGAAGCTACAGCCGGGAATTTCTTACCGAAATCTCCTTTGCGATCGCGTTATGGATTAGACGCTACAAATGTAACTGGTGAGGATTATTTGTTGACTTTAGCTAACGAAAAACATCAAGGTGATACGGAACGTGCTGCACGGCAACTGTTGAATGATTTTCGCAAAGGTTTGTTGGGTTCGATTCCATTAGAGTTGCCGCCAAACTAA
- a CDS encoding FkbM family methyltransferase: MFQVSRLKKSLKRSRRRFYEFLGSDRYSKAGKGELDLKLAKYLPTQGFFIEVGANDGFSESNTYYLERFKNWTGILIEPIPELYRECVKERPKSKVFNCALVSSDYSSATVEMNYGNLMSLVKGSFKSSQSEAGHLEMAKKYYDITPYVVEVPARTLTDLLDEVKVTEIDFFSLDVEGFELNVLKGLDFNKYQPNYILIECLDDQALEEIEAYISNLYDCVEKLSKYDYLYRNKRLGDND; the protein is encoded by the coding sequence ATGTTCCAAGTTTCAAGATTGAAGAAATCGCTGAAACGATCGCGCCGTCGCTTCTATGAATTTTTGGGAAGCGATCGCTATTCTAAAGCTGGGAAAGGCGAACTCGATCTAAAATTAGCAAAATATCTCCCAACTCAAGGTTTTTTTATCGAAGTTGGGGCTAATGATGGTTTTTCGGAAAGCAACACTTATTATTTGGAACGCTTTAAAAATTGGACGGGAATTTTAATTGAACCCATTCCCGAACTTTATCGAGAGTGCGTAAAAGAACGTCCCAAATCAAAAGTTTTTAATTGTGCTTTGGTGTCTTCTGACTATTCATCGGCTACCGTGGAAATGAACTACGGAAACCTCATGTCCTTAGTCAAAGGGTCTTTTAAATCTTCCCAGTCAGAAGCGGGTCATTTAGAAATGGCGAAAAAATATTATGACATCACACCTTATGTAGTTGAAGTGCCAGCTAGAACGCTGACAGATCTACTAGATGAAGTAAAAGTTACAGAGATAGATTTCTTTTCTCTAGATGTGGAAGGTTTTGAACTAAATGTATTAAAAGGTTTGGATTTCAACAAATATCAACCCAATTATATATTAATAGAGTGTTTAGATGACCAAGCCCTAGAAGAAATAGAAGCGTACATATCAAATTTATATGACTGCGTTGAGAAATTATCTAAATACGATTACCTCTATAGAAATAAACGTTTAGGCGATAATGATTGA
- a CDS encoding IS4 family transposase: protein MNLLPKFYTQYLETQLKRAEFLILSMLVVMLQQYRSVKLEELAGQFPQKILFESRRKKLQRFLSLPHLTVEKIWWPLFSYWLTNNFESTSVLYIAIDRTQWGLINLIVVSLIYEKRAIPIYFEILPKLGNTNSSKQIAVLSKVLPLLKNYQKVVLGDREFCAVDLAQWLRSQAQTWFCLRLRRNEYIKSADLVWVQLQNLGVIPGISIYLEGVKLTKSKGFVQANIAAKWKHNYRCRSAEEAWFILTNFSNLKMALSAYQKRFGIEEMFRDYKKGGYNLELTGVTGDRLIALIILITLAYTSAIMSGEKIKNKGVVKYVGRVKEKRRTQRRHSNFYIGIHGYSWVESLTFFHELTAQLMSLSPHKRPYYQRGRRAKMLIQSTFEL from the coding sequence ATGAATTTACTACCTAAATTTTACACCCAATACCTAGAAACGCAACTAAAAAGAGCCGAGTTTTTAATTTTATCTATGTTGGTTGTCATGTTACAACAGTATCGAAGCGTAAAATTAGAAGAATTGGCCGGTCAATTTCCCCAGAAAATTCTATTTGAAAGTCGCCGTAAGAAGTTACAAAGATTTCTCTCGCTACCACACCTAACAGTAGAAAAAATTTGGTGGCCACTGTTCAGTTATTGGTTAACCAATAATTTTGAATCAACCTCAGTATTATATATCGCGATTGACCGCACGCAATGGGGTTTAATTAATTTAATAGTCGTCAGTTTAATTTATGAGAAAAGAGCCATCCCTATCTATTTTGAAATTCTGCCTAAATTAGGTAATACAAATAGCTCAAAACAAATAGCAGTACTCTCTAAAGTATTGCCGTTATTAAAGAATTATCAAAAAGTGGTATTAGGGGATAGAGAATTTTGTGCTGTAGACCTCGCTCAATGGTTAAGAAGTCAAGCCCAGACATGGTTTTGCCTACGGTTACGACGAAATGAATATATTAAAAGCGCCGATCTGGTCTGGGTACAATTACAGAATTTAGGTGTAATTCCAGGGATTTCAATTTACTTAGAAGGCGTTAAATTAACGAAAAGTAAAGGGTTTGTTCAAGCTAATATTGCGGCAAAATGGAAACACAACTATCGCTGTCGTTCAGCCGAAGAAGCTTGGTTTATTTTGACAAATTTCTCAAATTTAAAAATGGCTTTATCAGCTTACCAAAAACGGTTTGGCATTGAAGAAATGTTCCGAGATTATAAAAAAGGTGGCTATAATCTAGAATTAACAGGTGTGACTGGTGACCGCTTAATTGCCTTAATCATATTGATTACTTTAGCTTACACCAGTGCAATTATGTCTGGAGAGAAAATCAAAAATAAGGGAGTAGTTAAATATGTAGGCCGGGTGAAAGAAAAACGTAGGACTCAGCGCCGACATAGTAACTTTTATATTGGTATTCACGGCTATTCTTGGGTAGAATCTCTTACTTTTTTCCATGAACTAACTGCTCAATTGATGTCTTTGAGTCCTCATAAACGACCTTATTATCAGCGAGGTCGAAGGGCTAAAATGCTTATCCAGTCTACTTTTGAGCTATAG
- a CDS encoding universal stress protein, with translation MFNTVLFPVDQSREAREAADVVVEVVKKYGSRLILLSVLEPPPDEGASAHPDAMTSPDAVAQLLKTAQSLFAEQGIQAEALEREGNPAFTICDVADEIEADLIVMGCRGLGLTEDGVAESVTNRVINLSPCPVLIVP, from the coding sequence ATGTTCAATACAGTTTTGTTCCCCGTCGATCAAAGTCGAGAAGCCCGCGAAGCGGCGGATGTAGTTGTTGAGGTCGTGAAAAAGTACGGCAGTCGCTTGATCTTGCTGTCCGTTCTAGAACCACCGCCAGACGAGGGGGCCTCTGCCCACCCGGATGCGATGACCTCCCCAGACGCCGTAGCACAACTGCTCAAAACGGCCCAGTCCCTGTTTGCTGAGCAAGGAATTCAAGCCGAAGCCCTCGAACGCGAAGGCAATCCTGCTTTCACTATCTGCGATGTCGCTGACGAAATAGAAGCCGATTTAATCGTGATGGGTTGCCGAGGACTGGGTTTGACCGAAGATGGAGTTGCCGAAAGCGTGACTAATCGCGTAATTAACCTGTCTCCATGCCCAGTGTTGATTGTGCCTTAG
- a CDS encoding protein kinase domain-containing protein, with amino-acid sequence MTSVYCSKGHENTGSNLFCQQCGEKLNQSAAKGIYGGVLLGDRYRIVRELGHGGFGRTYLAKDSNRFEEVCVLKEFAPQVRGTYALQKASELFEREAGVLYKLQHPQIPRFRELFRVKVEEEGHLFLVQDYVEGETYRALLDARKRQGLRFNEAEVTQLMVQILPVLEYIHSIGVIHRDISPDNLMLRNSDLLPILIDFGGVKQVAANAESEFTQTASGGTPSFATRLGKIGYAPNEQMQVGVVYPHSDLYALAATVLVLLTGKEPQQLIDAHNMTWNWRQQVNLSSSFGAILDKMLANRPGDRYQSAREVRQVLSPATPYFPPTQPLAGVPPTPQVASTEATVAVAPPKPVATPPANPVTSPVSRSDGLLGKVVLICVLVGIAGAIGWVVGSKILPTIGKKPSPNPIEKPVVSPTKDPEPPPPPQFSKAESDRKEALRRRRQSLGIDYNFYVNLVNQSFWDKNPSLRGKSLSDDPKDEQLRTQWDKVGDEWLGKLTFLSAESRSGLGSYTASDRNRWKAQVNDRNLSSRALYDLVDGEFFYRFPEQEGKKFIDRPIGQVWSAIAFDKVNAVVNGTALQRIVFPKGAIGDRVSGTLKPGEGKAYIAGLAALQQMKVNLQADSQILFSVYPPTNDQKALLEDSTKRNWSGTLPSKGFYEFVIVSKASKPVDYQLNLTAENPAPPPEPEPPASPPPTPSPSLTPEPTTPTPEPTAPTPSPTPEPTETPTPEPTEPPEPTPEPTKASPDGI; translated from the coding sequence ATGACGTCTGTTTATTGCAGTAAAGGACACGAAAACACTGGCAGCAATCTGTTTTGTCAACAGTGCGGCGAAAAGCTGAATCAATCTGCCGCTAAGGGTATTTATGGAGGAGTGCTGCTGGGCGATCGCTACCGCATTGTACGCGAACTCGGACATGGTGGTTTCGGACGCACCTATCTGGCGAAAGATAGCAACCGTTTCGAGGAAGTTTGCGTCCTCAAGGAATTTGCCCCCCAGGTTCGCGGTACTTACGCACTGCAAAAAGCTTCAGAACTGTTTGAACGGGAAGCTGGCGTCCTCTACAAGCTGCAACATCCGCAAATCCCACGTTTTCGAGAACTGTTCCGCGTCAAGGTGGAGGAAGAAGGACACCTGTTTTTGGTGCAAGACTACGTGGAAGGGGAAACTTACCGCGCTTTGTTAGATGCCCGAAAACGTCAAGGACTGCGATTTAATGAGGCAGAAGTCACTCAGCTAATGGTGCAAATTCTGCCGGTGTTGGAGTATATCCACTCCATAGGTGTAATTCACCGCGATATTTCCCCAGATAATCTGATGTTGCGGAATTCTGACTTGCTACCCATACTGATTGACTTTGGCGGCGTTAAGCAAGTGGCAGCTAATGCAGAATCTGAATTTACTCAGACGGCATCTGGTGGTACTCCTTCTTTTGCGACTCGGTTAGGCAAAATTGGATATGCGCCAAATGAACAAATGCAAGTTGGGGTGGTTTATCCTCACAGCGATTTGTACGCTTTGGCAGCAACGGTTTTGGTGTTGTTGACTGGTAAGGAACCGCAACAATTAATCGATGCCCACAATATGACTTGGAACTGGCGACAGCAAGTTAATCTGAGTTCCAGTTTCGGTGCAATATTAGATAAAATGTTGGCTAATCGACCGGGCGATCGCTACCAATCCGCCCGCGAAGTGCGGCAAGTTCTCTCTCCAGCAACGCCCTACTTTCCTCCTACTCAGCCTTTGGCGGGCGTCCCGCCTACCCCACAAGTGGCAAGTACAGAAGCTACTGTAGCAGTGGCACCGCCCAAACCTGTTGCCACTCCACCAGCTAACCCAGTTACAAGTCCAGTTTCTAGATCGGACGGTCTTTTGGGCAAAGTTGTGCTTATATGTGTGTTGGTTGGGATTGCAGGTGCGATCGGCTGGGTTGTCGGTAGTAAGATATTACCGACAATAGGGAAAAAACCTTCGCCTAATCCAATAGAAAAACCCGTTGTCTCTCCCACTAAAGATCCAGAACCACCTCCACCGCCACAGTTTTCTAAAGCAGAAAGCGATCGCAAGGAAGCTTTGCGTAGGCGTCGCCAGTCTCTTGGCATTGACTACAATTTCTACGTTAACCTCGTAAATCAGTCATTTTGGGACAAAAATCCCAGTCTGCGGGGAAAAAGTCTCAGCGACGATCCAAAAGACGAACAATTGCGGACACAGTGGGATAAAGTAGGTGATGAATGGTTGGGTAAGCTGACGTTTTTGAGTGCGGAGTCTCGCAGTGGTTTGGGAAGTTACACTGCAAGCGATCGCAATCGTTGGAAGGCGCAAGTGAATGACCGAAACCTCAGCAGTCGCGCACTTTACGATTTAGTTGATGGGGAATTCTTTTATCGCTTCCCCGAACAAGAGGGTAAGAAATTTATCGATCGGCCCATCGGTCAAGTTTGGAGTGCGATCGCATTTGATAAAGTCAACGCTGTGGTAAACGGCACCGCTCTACAAAGAATTGTATTTCCTAAAGGTGCAATTGGCGATCGCGTCAGCGGTACACTTAAACCAGGAGAAGGTAAAGCCTACATCGCCGGACTCGCCGCCCTTCAACAGATGAAGGTAAATCTGCAAGCAGACTCGCAAATCCTCTTCTCAGTTTATCCGCCTACGAACGACCAAAAAGCCCTACTCGAAGATTCTACCAAGCGAAATTGGTCGGGAACGCTTCCTTCAAAAGGTTTCTACGAATTTGTAATTGTCTCCAAGGCATCAAAGCCAGTTGATTATCAACTTAACCTCACAGCTGAAAATCCCGCGCCTCCTCCCGAACCTGAACCACCTGCATCACCACCTCCTACGCCTTCTCCTTCACTCACTCCCGAACCGACCACACCCACTCCCGAACCGACCGCGCCGACTCCTTCACCCACCCCCGAACCTACTGAAACACCTACTCCCGAACCTACCGAACCCCCCGAACCCACTCCCGAACCTACCAAGGCATCACCAGACGGAATTTGA
- a CDS encoding SH3 domain-containing protein → MKSQQFFIIILIALGAITGSTLAAISYLNNRESVPNDQSSLPESTANSLPPNPTSDLELNTPTEPNSSPEPNPNAFSQFRLRLLDATKRRDANFIRNIVTTKTRFSFDGSINLDAYNIDDTQSLFWQYMEKAISTGCTIEPDTQLPEQELGSDIWVCPITSGKPIYDFGWQEQMGILGESVNVRSEPGTGASIVTVLSKELVKFDAEIFNKLPQRLQEEANSPDGWTPVVLKNGKKGWVQNRFVYHEPRDYRVSFIRSNGEWQINYFLRGNGN, encoded by the coding sequence ATGAAATCCCAACAGTTTTTTATAATTATATTGATAGCCTTGGGTGCAATCACTGGTTCGACTTTAGCAGCTATTTCTTATCTCAACAACAGAGAATCTGTACCTAATGACCAAAGTTCATTACCCGAATCGACTGCTAATTCGTTACCACCAAATCCTACTTCCGATTTAGAATTAAATACACCCACCGAGCCAAATTCATCTCCTGAACCTAATCCGAATGCCTTTTCGCAATTCCGATTACGTCTTTTGGATGCAACTAAACGGCGCGATGCTAATTTTATTCGCAACATTGTCACTACCAAAACCAGATTTAGTTTTGACGGGTCAATTAATCTGGATGCTTATAATATCGACGACACGCAATCTCTTTTCTGGCAATACATGGAAAAAGCAATTAGCACAGGCTGTACAATCGAACCAGATACACAACTTCCCGAACAAGAACTTGGTTCCGATATATGGGTTTGTCCAATTACTTCCGGCAAACCAATTTATGATTTTGGTTGGCAAGAACAAATGGGAATTTTAGGAGAAAGTGTTAATGTTCGTTCTGAACCAGGTACTGGTGCTTCTATAGTGACCGTGCTTTCTAAAGAACTCGTAAAATTTGATGCCGAAATTTTCAATAAACTGCCACAGCGGTTGCAAGAAGAGGCAAATTCTCCTGATGGTTGGACGCCTGTTGTGCTAAAAAATGGTAAGAAAGGATGGGTTCAGAACCGCTTTGTTTATCATGAACCAAGAGATTATCGAGTCAGTTTTATTCGCTCTAATGGAGAGTGGCAAATAAATTATTTTTTGCGTGGAAATGGCAATTAA
- a CDS encoding thioredoxin family protein: MALTASTMLALGTKAPDFQLPDAVSGEMISLATFSYKKALLVMFICQHCPFVKHIQAELAQLGKDYQAQSVGIVAISANDIVNYPNDAPEKLKEMAVELGFTFPFCYDESQETAKAYTAACTPDFFLFDANRQLVYRGQLDESRPSNGIAVTGKDLRSALDTTLADRPITQDQKPSIGCNIKWKPGNQPI, from the coding sequence ATGGCGTTAACCGCTTCCACCATGTTGGCATTGGGAACAAAAGCACCCGATTTCCAGCTACCAGATGCAGTATCTGGTGAAATGATATCACTTGCCACCTTTAGCTATAAGAAAGCGCTACTGGTAATGTTTATCTGCCAGCACTGTCCGTTTGTCAAGCATATTCAGGCAGAATTAGCGCAACTGGGAAAAGATTATCAAGCACAAAGTGTCGGAATAGTTGCTATCAGCGCCAACGATATCGTAAATTACCCCAACGATGCACCCGAAAAGCTGAAGGAGATGGCTGTTGAGTTGGGTTTCACCTTTCCCTTCTGCTACGATGAGAGCCAAGAGACTGCCAAGGCATACACGGCGGCTTGTACGCCAGACTTTTTTCTCTTCGATGCTAACAGGCAATTAGTTTACCGGGGTCAGTTGGATGAGAGTCGCCCAAGTAACGGAATTGCGGTTACGGGGAAAGATTTGCGATCGGCCCTAGATACAACTTTAGCCGATCGACCCATTACCCAAGACCAAAAACCCAGCATCGGCTGCAATATCAAATGGAAACCCGGTAACCAACCAATCTAG
- a CDS encoding adenylate/guanylate cyclase domain-containing protein gives MTIKTVKVELMVELKLHLYIEQHIEKTVTVNRDTFTLGRSLDCDWHLPYFGISRYHARLFKSSDGVWFVEDMGSKNGTVVNGKFATSPQILNHGDVIQLGSIYLSALFGDDSLQTNNNTDMETQVVGMTIFRNVQDLQQHWIQADDEDDEFSRPVIAISRLKDLLDIAKGLNSAESIEAIFQAAQTVVFRYLKGIERLALLIDINGCGKLELLNGAARDIYEHQNLMADVNWISRSVCQKVFAEKVAIQTADAQQDERFDSEQSIIDKGIHSIMAVPLWDENQVVGVLYADGHISFGNSFKDSIQESEEDISFFSTLANLLASSVQRWLLTRKLRNEETIRHRLERYHSPAVVQQMMMGGTLADGRLSPKESEISILFADIVGFTALSERLTPGQIAELLNSFFEEMLQEIFAAGGTLDKFIGDCIMAFFGAPEPQPDHAERAFVAAKGMLDRLDNLNANKLLSEPLQLRIAINSGKAVVGDVGSSQRVDYTVLGPTINLASRMEAICPVGKCVVSETTYNLLRPSQRIGLDDMGEYRFKGIERPIRVYYTHRTSIFNIHE, from the coding sequence TTGACCATCAAGACAGTTAAGGTGGAATTAATGGTTGAGCTTAAACTGCACCTATACATTGAACAACATATAGAAAAAACAGTCACAGTTAATAGGGATACCTTTACTCTAGGTCGTTCCCTAGACTGCGATTGGCACTTGCCTTACTTTGGTATTTCTCGATACCACGCCCGCCTTTTTAAATCATCTGACGGAGTGTGGTTCGTTGAAGATATGGGTAGCAAAAACGGTACGGTAGTGAATGGAAAATTTGCTACATCTCCTCAAATATTGAATCACGGCGACGTAATTCAACTAGGGAGTATTTATCTGAGCGCACTCTTTGGAGACGACTCCCTTCAAACAAACAATAACACGGATATGGAAACCCAGGTTGTAGGAATGACCATTTTTCGTAATGTTCAAGACTTACAACAACACTGGATACAAGCTGATGATGAAGATGACGAATTTAGCCGCCCAGTCATAGCCATTTCTCGTCTCAAAGACCTCTTAGATATAGCCAAAGGTCTTAATTCGGCTGAATCTATAGAGGCTATTTTCCAAGCTGCACAGACAGTCGTTTTTCGTTACCTTAAAGGTATTGAGCGTTTAGCTTTGTTAATAGATATTAATGGTTGTGGGAAGCTTGAATTGCTCAATGGTGCCGCCAGAGACATTTACGAACATCAAAATTTGATGGCTGATGTAAATTGGATTAGCCGCAGTGTTTGTCAAAAAGTATTTGCCGAGAAGGTGGCGATTCAAACGGCTGATGCCCAGCAAGACGAACGATTTGATAGCGAACAGAGTATTATAGACAAAGGCATTCATAGCATCATGGCCGTTCCTCTCTGGGATGAAAATCAGGTTGTGGGCGTTCTTTATGCCGATGGTCACATTTCTTTTGGCAATTCTTTTAAAGATTCGATTCAAGAAAGTGAAGAAGATATCAGCTTTTTTTCGACGTTAGCAAACCTACTGGCTTCCAGCGTGCAACGTTGGCTCCTCACACGCAAACTCAGAAACGAAGAAACAATTCGGCACAGACTAGAGCGCTATCACTCTCCTGCTGTAGTGCAACAGATGATGATGGGAGGAACTTTGGCAGATGGTCGTCTATCTCCTAAAGAAAGTGAAATCAGTATTCTATTTGCTGATATTGTTGGCTTCACCGCTCTTTCAGAACGTTTAACTCCCGGCCAAATTGCGGAATTACTTAATAGTTTTTTCGAGGAGATGTTGCAGGAAATTTTTGCCGCAGGTGGAACGCTCGATAAGTTTATTGGGGATTGTATTATGGCTTTTTTTGGGGCACCCGAACCTCAGCCAGATCATGCGGAGCGAGCTTTTGTTGCTGCCAAAGGAATGCTCGATCGCCTAGATAATCTCAATGCCAATAAACTATTGAGCGAACCGCTGCAATTGCGGATTGCTATCAACAGCGGTAAAGCTGTGGTTGGAGATGTAGGCAGTTCTCAAAGGGTTGATTATACGGTATTAGGCCCGACTATTAATTTGGCATCCCGCATGGAAGCAATTTGTCCAGTCGGTAAATGTGTGGTGAGCGAAACAACTTATAATTTGCTGCGACCGTCCCAACGCATAGGTTTAGATGATATGGGAGAATACCGTTTTAAAGGTATTGAGCGACCCATCCGAGTTTACTACACCCATAGAACCAGCATTTTCAACATTCACGAGTAA
- a CDS encoding DUF4926 domain-containing protein: MSKRLKKTIKFNLFTQVVLREDIPKYDLKKGDVATIVEHYPMPEDQEEGYSLEGFNVETITVEVAESKIERVKIFCFPPLSNN, from the coding sequence ATTAGCAAGAGGTTAAAAAAAACTATTAAATTCAATCTATTCACACAAGTAGTATTGCGCGAAGACATCCCTAAGTACGATCTGAAAAAAGGTGATGTGGCGACTATTGTTGAGCATTACCCCATGCCAGAAGATCAAGAAGAAGGTTACAGCTTGGAAGGTTTTAACGTTGAAACAATCACTGTAGAGGTAGCTGAATCGAAGATTGAACGAGTAAAGATTTTCTGTTTCCCCCCCCTAAGTAATAACTAA
- a CDS encoding phosphoglycerate kinase: protein MSKKTVANLSSSDLAGKRVLVRADFNVPLDDAGNITDDTRIRAALPTINDLTGKGAKVILCSHFGRPKGVDEKYRLTPVAKRLSELLGQEVVKTDDCIGDEAAAKVGAMQNGQVLLLENVRFHPEEEKNDPEFAKKLAANADLYVNDAFGTAHRAHASTEGVTKYLSPSVAGYLIEKELQYLQNAIENPKRPLAAIIGGSKVSSKIGVIETLLDKCDKLIIGGGMIFTFYKARGLNVGKSLVEEDKLELAKTLEAKAKERGVQLLLPTDVVVADKFAADAESQIVSVENIPDGWMGLDIGPDSVKTFQSALADCKSVLWNGPMGVFEFDKFAAGTEAIARTLADLTKNGTDTIIGGGDSVAAVEKVGVAEQMSHISTGGGASLELLEGKVLPGIAALDEA from the coding sequence GTGTCCAAAAAAACTGTAGCAAATTTGTCGTCGTCAGACTTAGCTGGAAAACGGGTCTTGGTTCGGGCGGACTTTAACGTACCGCTGGATGACGCAGGCAACATTACGGATGATACTCGCATTCGGGCTGCTTTGCCCACAATTAACGATTTGACTGGTAAGGGAGCTAAAGTAATTCTGTGCAGCCACTTCGGGCGTCCCAAGGGTGTGGATGAGAAATATCGCCTGACGCCTGTTGCCAAACGCCTCTCGGAGTTGCTGGGTCAGGAAGTTGTCAAAACTGATGACTGCATCGGCGATGAGGCTGCTGCTAAAGTAGGGGCGATGCAAAACGGTCAAGTGCTGTTGCTGGAAAATGTCCGCTTCCACCCGGAAGAGGAGAAGAATGACCCGGAATTCGCGAAAAAATTGGCTGCAAATGCAGATTTGTATGTCAATGATGCTTTTGGGACTGCTCACCGCGCTCATGCTTCTACGGAAGGCGTAACCAAGTATCTTAGTCCTTCTGTGGCTGGGTATTTGATTGAGAAGGAATTGCAATATCTGCAAAATGCGATCGAAAATCCCAAGCGTCCTCTAGCTGCAATTATCGGTGGCTCTAAGGTTTCTAGTAAGATTGGTGTGATCGAAACGCTATTGGATAAGTGCGATAAGTTGATCATCGGTGGCGGTATGATCTTCACTTTCTACAAGGCTCGCGGCCTCAACGTGGGTAAGTCGCTGGTGGAAGAAGATAAACTGGAACTGGCGAAGACTCTGGAAGCTAAGGCGAAAGAGCGGGGCGTGCAGTTGCTGTTACCTACGGATGTGGTGGTTGCGGATAAGTTTGCTGCTGATGCTGAATCTCAAATTGTCAGCGTGGAAAATATTCCCGATGGTTGGATGGGTTTGGATATTGGCCCCGATTCGGTGAAAACTTTCCAGTCAGCGCTGGCTGATTGCAAGTCGGTTCTGTGGAATGGGCCGATGGGTGTGTTTGAGTTTGATAAGTTTGCGGCTGGTACGGAAGCGATCGCACGCACTCTCGCCGATCTTACCAAGAACGGCACTGATACCATCATCGGCGGCGGCGACTCTGTTGCTGCTGTGGAAAAAGTGGGTGTGGCGGAACAAATGAGCCACATTTCCACAGGCGGCGGTGCTAGTCTGGAGTTGCTTGAAGGTAAGGTGTTACCGGGTATTGCAGCGCTGGATGAAGCTTAA
- a CDS encoding ATP-binding cassette domain-containing protein has protein sequence MVVTPPGQIAEADRFLDKLPEKYLTVLGEFGTNLSGGQRQRLAIARAIANDPSVLILDESTAGLDPISEAKLLDKLLESRQGKTTILISHRPSVNQRANDIIYMEEGQLKLQGSLDDVLKIEGEHLKFFTLSLS, from the coding sequence ATTGTTGTCACCCCTCCAGGTCAAATTGCCGAAGCAGATCGGTTTCTTGATAAACTTCCTGAAAAATACTTGACAGTATTAGGAGAATTTGGTACTAACTTATCAGGTGGTCAGCGGCAAAGATTAGCAATTGCCAGAGCCATTGCCAACGATCCATCTGTTCTTATTTTAGATGAATCTACTGCCGGATTAGACCCTATTAGTGAAGCCAAACTCTTAGATAAACTATTAGAATCGCGTCAAGGAAAAACAACAATTCTCATTAGTCATCGTCCCAGCGTAAATCAGAGAGCAAATGATATTATTTATATGGAAGAAGGGCAATTGAAATTACAAGGAAGCTTAGATGATGTCTTAAAAATTGAGGGTGAACATTTAAAATTTTTCACTTTGTCATTATCTTAA